Proteins co-encoded in one Montipora capricornis isolate CH-2021 chromosome 12, ASM3666992v2, whole genome shotgun sequence genomic window:
- the LOC138025777 gene encoding zinc finger protein 862-like, with amino-acid sequence MEAVKEEAFVACEKGEWSSLVHFMGLSSVMSTPICSIYPNVGFRYCPLMHRELQPRRCPSEISLKVTNEPINILWSRDGNLDSRPGAWYQPNHLVPIVFGTSTDENLQSSPSNAGVTQKAKQQGTLFSFLKPKASSATATSTSGKFPKRTAAATGLENTTEPGAKKSTSSSKQKIILKWKDEFPWLTISDEDDTFRCGVCCNAPEVAGNNQFITGCKSTKKETMQKHASSNAHMHAQNAVLARQKPVRESVLAQSFSEGKKDLEERERKEVAVKMTTAYFIAKEELPFSKFHGLIDLEKKNDIQLTSTYANDRACAQMISVIGKLAKEDLAAEIGKKNYISVMADGATDAGGIENETVFCRFVQDGCPTNRLIGHKAVEHAHAEGLKKTISATFEEAGVENWSKKILAFGADGASVNLGKKSRLAALLRKEVPYLVDFHCLPHRLELALIELQKRCKSVDTVYNILHLIWKTYHYSPKSVRELKSIAEELEMNILKPTQVKGTRWLPHVSRALKVFVGRTSASATGQYAAVLMHMEDLSVNSKNADMKGRAQHVSVEMKNIHFVAFCHFLADLFSILSRLSLQMQRNDIILPTAVSHLKETMTRVECLKNRPEPDGYLTKFKKVIESTQTFQGIALSGSLQGQTKRGRSTSESFQSEMETAVNLTTQGLRERFDILLSAGNQASDAPYYGPKEVVSDMLVFNVDGWPVCPSDLIDYGREEIGRLIKWFRPILERADCDISAIQDQWVSMKIQINGQFRKMDYGSLWETFLTKQPYKTDYKDVLHLVEMVLVLPISAAQCERAVSAQNRIKGSTRATLSVSVLEDLIRLSSEGPPVSEFEPTPAVNQWFSREKSKGERPRRAHFLNDD; translated from the exons ATGGAAGCTGTCAAAGAAGAGGCTTTTGTCGCTTGTGAAAAGGGAGAGTGGTCTTCCCTCGTGCATTTTATGGGTCTTTCCTCGGTTATGTCAACTCCGATATGCTCTATATATCCCAATGTTGGTTTTCGGTACTGCCCTTTGATGCACCGAGAACTCCAGCCAAGGCGATGCCCATCGGAGATCTCTTTGAAGGTTACGAATGAACCAATAAATATCCTGTGGTCGAGGGATGGGAACTTAGATTCACGACCAGGAGCATGGTACCAGCCTAACCACCTTGTTCCAATAGTCTTTGGGACATCAACTGATGAGAATCTACAAAGCTCTCCTTCCAACGCTGGTGTCACCCAGAAGGCAAAGCAGCAGGGGACTCTGTTCTCGTTTCTGAAACCGAAGGCTAGTAGTGCCACTGCTACATCTACCTCAGGAAAGTTTCCTAAACGGACAGCAGCAGCAACTGGTCTTGAAAACACAACAGAGCCTGGGGCTAAAAAGTCAACAAGTTCTTCAAAGCAGAAGATTATATTGAAATGGAAAGATGAGTTCCCCTGGTTGACAATTTCAGACGAGGATGACACATTTCGCTGTGGTGTCTGCTGTAATGCTCCAGAGGTAGCAGGTAACAATCAATTCATTACCGGATGCAAGTCGACCAAAAAAGAGACTATGCAAAAACATGCCTCAAGTAATGCTCACATGCACGCCCAAAATGCAGTCCTGGCAAGGCAGAAGCCAGTTCGAGAAAGTGTCCTTGCTCAAAGTTTCtcggaaggaaagaaagatttggaaGAACGGGAGCGCAAGGAAGTTGCCGTGAAAATGACGACCGCATACTTCATTGCCAAGGAGGAACTGCCGTTTAGCAAGTTTCACGGGCTTATTGATCTGGAGAAGAAAAATGACATACAGTTAACATCCACCTACGCAAACGATAGGGCTTGTGCTCAAATGATTTCTGTCATCGGTAAACTTGCTAAAGAAGATCTTGCTGCTGAAATTGGCAAAAAGAACTACATAAGTGTGATGGCAGATGGTGCAACAGATGCTGGAGGGATTGAGAACGAAACTGTGTTCTGCCGATTTGTTCAAGATGGTTGCCCCACTAATAGATTGATTGGTCATAAAGCTGTGGAGCATGCGCACGCAGAAG gaCTCAAGAAGACCATTAGCGCTACATTTGAAGAGGCAGGGGTGGAGAACTGGAGTAAAAAAATACTGGCTTTTGGTGCCGATGGTGCTTCTGTGAACCTGGGCAAGAAGAGCAGGCTTGCAGCACTGTTAAGAAAAGAAGTTCCCTACCTCGTGGATTTCCACTGCCTTCCTCACCGACTAGAACTAGCCCTGATCGAGCTGCAGAAAAGGTGCAAGTCTGTAGACACTGTCTACAATATCCTTCACCTGATTTGGAAGACCTACCATTACAGTCCGAAGAGTGTAAGAGAATTGAAGTCCATCGCTGAAGAATTGGAAATGAACATCCTCAAACCCACACAAGTGAAAGGCACTCGTTGGCTTCCTCACGTCAGCCGTGCCCTTAAAGTGTTTGTTGGCCGCACCTCTGCTTCTGCTACTGGTCAGTATGCCGCCGTGTTAATGCATATGGAAGACTTAAGTGTCAACTCAAAAAATGCTGACATGAAAGGGCGAGCGCAACACGTCTCTGTAGAGATGAAAAACATCCATTTTGTTGCATTCTGTCATTTCTTAGCAGATCTATTTTCCATTCTAAGTCGTTTAAGTCTTCAAATGCAGCGAAACGACATCATCCTCCCAACAGCAGTGTCGCATCTTAAGGAAACAATGACACGCGTGGAGTGCCTCAAAAATCGTCCTGAGCCAGATGGTTACCTTACCAAGTTCAAGAAGGTGATTGAAAGCACTCAAACATTCCAAGGGATTGCTCTAAGTGGTTCTCTTCAAGGACAAACCAAGCGTGGAAGAAGTACATCAGAAAGTTTCCAGTCTGAGATGGAAACGGCCGTGAATCTCACAACGCAAGGTCTTCGCGAGAGATTTGACATCTTGCTCAGTGCCGGGAACCAAGCAAGCGATGCTCCTTATTATGGTCCTAAAGAAGTAGTCAGCGACATGCTTGTTTTTAATGTTGACGGCTGGCCAGTATGTCCTAGCGACCTAATAGATTATGGAAGAGAAGAGATTGGGCGTTTGATTAAGTGGTTTCGGCCGATTTTAGAGAGAGCAGATTGTGACATCAGCGCTATTCAAGATCAATGGGTCTCTATGAAGATTCAAATCAATGGCCAGTTTCGCAAGATGGATTACGGCAGCCTATGGGAGACATTCCTTACTAAGCAGCCTTACAAAACTGACTACAAAGATGTCTTACACCTGGTGGAAATGGTTCTTGTGCTTCCAATATCTGCCGCACAGTGTGAGCGAGCTGTGTCGGCACAGAACCGAATCAAGGGCAGCACTAGGGCAACTCTCAGCGTATCAGTATTGGAGGACCTGATTCGTCTGTCTTCTGAGGGCCCTCCTGTTTCTGAGTTCGAGCCAACCCCTGCAGTCAACCAGTGGTTTTCAAGGGAAAAGTCCAAAGGAGAACGACCAAGAAGGGCTCATTTCTTAAACGATGATTAA